The following proteins come from a genomic window of Arachis duranensis cultivar V14167 unplaced genomic scaffold, aradu.V14167.gnm2.J7QH unplaced_Scaffold_113018, whole genome shotgun sequence:
- the LOC127743783 gene encoding ATP synthase subunit 9, mitochondrial, with amino-acid sequence MTRMEKFEMLEGAKSMGAGAATIASAGAAVGIGNVFSSLIHSVARNPSLAKQLFGYAILGFALTEAIALFALMMAFLILFVF; translated from the coding sequence ATGACGAGAATGGAGAAATTCGAGATGTTAGAAGGTGCAAAATCAATGGGTGCCGGAGCTGCTACAATTGCTTCAGCGGGAGCTGCTGTAGGTATCGGAAAcgtattcagttcattaattCATTCCGTGGCAAGAAATCCATCATTGGCAAAACAGTTATTCGGATATGCAATCCTGGGCTTTGCTCTAACCGAGGCTATTGCCTTGTTCGCATTAATGATGGCCTTTCtgattctctttgttttctaa